A genomic window from Fusarium falciforme chromosome 2, complete sequence includes:
- a CDS encoding Polyketide synthase yields MKNCKILLFGDLSVPFEGQIQALLHVHDNPLLTSFFEQAGARIRDEIGLLNTQQQSLFPRFTTLIDLVSKLGETEGTPVLRFCLLPICQIGQFINYFGRNGRRYPSPDEAYCLGICAGAFSAAAVCSSSSLSELVNIASETVIIAFRTALHSFSIKNDTVGNNEEHGRSWSVIIPGEEKEVQAKLDRWGASENLHKLWRPYISATAPNNITLSGPPRVLQGFITSQQLKSHELPIHSPYHAPHLFDESALGEIVKDLSCNNLSFFPLISASTGDLTAKDGYRSTITAVIKDTLINQVNWNSILEVTTQRLQKSGCESCSILPFSSNASQLLSTALSRANLNVEADQVPEVTKSHATHGHFSDSKIAIVGYSGRFPDSASNEAFWELLRAGKDVHREVPEDRFNWKTHYDPTGKSKNTSRVKYGCWIEEPGLFDARFFNISPREAENTDPAQRLAITTVYEAMEMAGMVPNRTPSTQQDRIGCFFGTTSDDWREVNSGQDVDTYFIPGGNRAFVPGRISYFFRFSGPSLSMDTACSSSFAAIQTACAYLWRGECDTAVAGGTNVLTNPDNFVGLDRGHFLSTTGNCNAFDDGASGYCRADAVGSVILKRLEDAEMDNDPIFGIISGATTNHCGQTDSITRPHEGDQTSVFKRIIRHAGVNPLDVSYVEMHGTGTQAGDATEMNSVLSVFVPGHQRMPRHPLYLGSAKANIGHAESASGVSSLIKVLMMMKHNEIPPHCGIKTKINHNYPLDIKDRNVNIASRPTPWLRDDAPCGKRLAFLNNFSAAGGNTAVLLEDAPLPRDLQADPRTFHLVAVSAKTAKSLRGNIEALISHLETSRHVSVSSLAYTTTARRMHHGYRITAIGSDITSITQSLRSKLDSLDPKPIPPIAKVPNVAFMFTGQGSFYVSLGRELYLHMFSFREDMTRFEKMAIRQGFPGFLDVVHGSQATESPDPVVSQLAITCVQMALSRLWMSWGVKPSLVIGHSLGEYAALFAANVLSASDTIFLVGTRARLLTRHCKSGTHSMLAVKASVDVIRPLTEDFKAEIACLNQPTGVVVSAEVEEISQLTQVFKTNGLPTTQLDVPFAFHSAQVEPILEKFESKAQAVRFYAPSIPYVSPLQSEVISREGVLNGAYLAKACRHTVNFQAALEAVTNSGLCSEKTIWLEIGPHPACSGMVKGALGSNSNTASTLRKDTDTWKVLSTTLEQLHLAGIQIDWNEYHRGFERFNRVLELPMYSWDLKNYWIMYRNDFCLTKGEGTQPTTVVSDAPKPVKYISPSLQRVIEEEHGSESSSILAESDVHDPKFVSVFTGHRVNGAQLCPSSLWGDIAMQLTHYMMEKRSLSTENTGMDVTRMQIQKSLVLNPDLSSQLFRVSAVATWSTSSIKFSIYSVNDKGVKTVDHATCTVNISPAKIWTREWKRNAYLIRSRIEALRKSVEHGEAHRMKRAIVYRLFANIVEYDPDYQGMREVILNSEDLEAVSTVKFEVDDQGFYFNPKWMDSLGGVAGFIMNSNDSPHPKAEVFINHGWDGFKCISRFQPGKTYHSYNRMQLREGTLYAGDTYIFDGDEIVAVIQQIQFLGVPRRALDGLRPMSKSSQRPVATSRNTAQAIPTPRLVEKKLFPASIPPQAAPSPSGGVWSGILGIISEEVGVGIGDLKPDTEFVELGLDSLLSLTITGRIRDELNLDLPSTIFAESPSVRDLQQLHGSDAAPSSTVTDVSDEEKSGTSTPHTSLASEPEALGHVHILRSTISEETGIKLQDLAPSTRLDEIGVDSLLALTTMGRLCEIFEVELPCSLFADNETLLEVEKAIATALGLDTKPTRVTAPEPLPSTSTSDPVVRDAPHATSILLQGSASSATTTVFMFPDGSGSASSYATLARIDPRVAVYGLNCPWRTSPQDMARSGCTLVQLSAKYLTEIRRRQPKGPYSLGGWSAGGICAFEAARQLVAAGDTVENLILIDSPNPIGLQNPPARMYDFFQQLGIFGSGGNVPKWLRPHFDAFIGMLDDYEPVPWLKGSGEAPKTLMLYAKDGVCSDPDSPRPEIRPDDPREMIWLLNDRTDFSADGWASLLGRSRITVEVLEGVHHFSMMDAGRQMDKMGEHIRKVVL; encoded by the exons ATGAAAAACTGCAAAATACTCCTGTTTGGAGATTTATCTGTCCCTTTCGAGGGACAGATCCAAGCACTTCTGCACGTTCACGACAACCCCTTGCTCACCTCCTTTTTCGAGCAAGCTGGAGCCAGGATCAGAGATGAGATTGGGCTTTTGAATACACAGCAGCAAAGCCTGTTCCCTCGGTTTACTACCCTAATCGACTTGGTTTCGAAGCTTGGTGAAACAGAAGGCACGCCAGTCCTGAGGTTTTGCCTTCTCCCAATCTGTCAGATAGGGCAGTTCATAAA TTACTTCGGTCGCAATGGACGTCGGTATCCGTCGCCTGATGAGGCCTATTGTCTTGGCATTTGTGCTGGGGCATTCTCTGCAGCGGCAGTTTGTTCATCGTCATCTCTCTCAGAGCTGGTCAACATAGCCAGCGAAACAGTCATTATTGCATTTAGAACAGCACTTCATTCATTCAGCATCAAGAACGACACAGTTGGCAACAACGAGGAGCATGGGAGGAGTTGGTCGGTCATCATTCcaggggaggagaaggaggttcAGGCGAAGCTAGATCGATGGGGGGCATCGGAA AATCTACACAAGCTTTGGAGACCTTATATCAGTGCTACAGCACCCAACAACATCACCTTGAGTGGCCCGCCAAGAGTGCTTCAGGGGTTCATCACAAGTCAGCAACTCAAATCACACGAACTTCCCATTCACTCGCCATACCATGCTCCACATCTCTTTGATGAATCTGCTCTCGGAGAGATTGTCAAGGATTTGTCTTGCAATAACCTCTCGTTTTTCCCTCTTATTTCGGCTTCCACCGGAGACTTGACCGCAAAAGACGGTTACAGGAGTACAATAACGGCCGTGATTAAGGACACTCTTATCAACCAGGTGAATTGGAACTCAATTCTGGAAGTGACGACACAAAGGCTTCAAAAGTCTGGCTGCGAAAGCTGCAGCATCCTTCCCTTTTCCAGCAACGCCTCTCAGCTTCTCTCCACGGCTCTCAGCCGCGCCAATCTCAACGTCGAGGCTGACCAAGTTCCTGAGGTTACTAAGTCACACGCAACCCATGGCCACTTTTCAGACTCAAAGATTGCTATAGTTGGTTACTCCGGCCGCTTTCCCGACTCTGCCTCCAACGAAGCATTCTGGGAGTTGCTGAGAGCTGGCAAGGATGTCCACCGCGAGGTTCCAGAGGATCGCTTCAACTGGAAAACACATTACGACCCCACAGGAAAGTCCAAGAACACCAGTCGGGTCAAGTATGGATGCTGGATCGAGGAGCCAGGACTCTTCGATGCACGATTCTTCAACATTTCACCTCGTGAAGCCGAGAATACGGACCCAGCGCAGCGATTGGCCATCACGACGGTCTACGAGGCGATGGAAATGGCCGGAATGGTCCCCAACAGGACACCATCTACACAGCAAGACCGCATTGGCTGTTTCTTTGGAACAACGAGTGACGACTGGAGAGAAGTCAACAGCGGACAAGACGTTGATACCTACTTCATCCCCGGAGGCAACCGCGCCTTTGTTCCGGGACGTATCAGTTACTTCTTCAGGTTCTCAGGTCCAAGTCTCAGCATGGATACTGCCTGCTCGTCCAGTTTCGCTGCTATTCAAACAGCTTGTGCGTACCTATGGAGGGGAGAGTGCGACACCGCTGTAGCTGGCGGTACCAATGTCCTCACTAACCCCGACAACTTTGTGGGACTTGACCGAGGGCATTTTCTGTCGACAACAG GCAACTGCAATGCCTTTGACGATGGAGCCAGTGGTTACTGTCGAGCAGATGCCGTCGGCTCTGTCATTCTCAAGCGCCTCGAAGACGCCGAGATGGACAATGATCCCATCTTTGGCATCATCTCAGGGGCAACCACCAACCACTGTGGCCAGACAGACAGCATCACTCGTCCCCACGAAGGTGATCAGACATCTGTCTTCAAGCGCATCATCCGGCACGCTGGAGTGAACCCTCTTGATGTGAGCTACGTCGAAATGCACGGTACGGGTACCCAGGCTGGAGACGCCACAGAGATGAACTCGGTGCTATCCGTCTTTGTTCCCGGGCATCAACGCATGCCTCGTCACCCCTTATATCTCGGCTCAGCAAAGGCAAATATCGGACACGCTGAATCTGCCTCTGGAGTCTCGTCACTCATCAAGGTgctcatgatgatgaagcaCAACGAGATCCCCCCACACTGTGGTATCAAAACCAAGATCAACCACAACTACCCCCTCGACATCAAGGACCGCAACGTAAACATCGCGTCTAGACCTACTCCATGGCTTAGGGACGACGCCCCGTGCGGGAAGAGACTGGCCTTCTTGAACAACTTTAGTGCAGCTGGTGGTAACACGGCTGTGCTACTTGAGGACGCACCTCTGCCAAGAGATCTGCAGGCCGACCCCCGAACTTTTCACCTTGTGGCTGTTTCTGCAAAGACGGCAAAGTCTCTCAGGGGAAACATTGAGGCGCTCATTTCTCATCTTGAGACGTCGAGGCATGTCTCGGTCTCCAGTCTTGCATACACAACCACTGCGAGGCGGATGCATCATGGGTATCGCATCACTGCTATTGGCTCCGACATAACCTCTATCACTCAGTCTCTGAGGTCGAAACTTGATAGTCTAGACCCGAAGCCAATCCCACCAATCGCCAAGGTTCCCAACGTGGCATTCATGTTTACGGGGCAAGGGTCCTTCTATGTCTCCCTGGGAAGAGAACTCTACCTTCACATGTTCTCTTTCCGAGAAGACATGACACGGTTCGAGAAAATGGCTATTCGGCAAGGCTTTCCCGGTTTCCTTGATGTCGTCCACGGGTCGCAAGCCACCGAGTCGCCTGACCCGGTTGTCTCTCAGCTCGCCATCACCTGCGTCCAGATGGCCCTCTCAAGACTGTGGATGTCTTGGGGTGTGAAGCCGAGCCTCGTCATTGGACACAGTCTGGGCGAATATGCCGCTCTCTTTGCAGCAAATGTCTTATCCGCTAGTGACACCATCTTCCTGGTGGGTACACGGGCGAGGTTACTCACACGGCATTGCAAGTCTGGCACCCATTCGATGCTGGCCGTCAAGGCATCTGTTGATGTCATCAGACCTCTGACTGAAGACTTTAAGGCTGAAATCGCGTGTCTGAATCAACCGACTGGAGTAGTTGTGAGCgccgaggttgaagagaTCAGCCAGTTGACCCAGGTCTTCAAGACCAACGGGCTTCCTACGACACAACTCGATGTACCCTTCGCTTTCCACTCGGCGCAAGTCGAGCCCATCTTGGAAAAGTTTGAGTCAAAAGCGCAGGCAGTGAGGTTCTACGCCCCCTCGATTCCATATGTCTCCCCCCTACAATCAGAGGTCATCTCCCGCGAGGGTGTTCTGAATGGCGCGTACCTTGCCAAGGCATGCCGTCACACAGTCAACTTCCAGGCTGCATTGGAAGCGGTCACAAACAGTGGGCTATGCAGTGAAAAGACCATCTGGTTAGAGATTGGCCCCCATCCAGCGTGTTCCGGCATGGTCAAGGGGGCCCTGGGCAGCAATTCCAACACTGCATCAACACTCCGAAAAGATACAGACACATGGAAGGTCCTATCTACAACCCTTGAACAGCTTCATCTAGCCGGTATTCAAATCGACTGGAACGAGTACCACCGAGGCTTTGAAAGGTTCAATCGCGTGCTTGAGCTGCCGATGTACAGCTGGGACCTGAAGAACTACTGGATCATGTATCGGAACGACTTTTGTCTCACCAAGGGCGAGGGTACACAACCTACAACTGTGGTCTCAGATGCCCCAAAGCCTGTCAAGTACATCTCCCCTTCTCTCCAGAGGGTCATCGAGGAAGAACACGGCAGCGAATCCTCGTCGATCCTGGCCGAGTCGGATGTTCATGATCCGAAGTTCGTGTCCGTCTTTACGGGGCATCGGGTCAATGGTGCACAACTATGTCCTTCT TCACTCTGGGGCGATATTGCAATGCAGCTCACACACTACATGATGGAGAAGCGATCCCTGTCGACTGAGAACACAGGAATGGATGTCACTAGAATGCAGATACAAAAGTCCCTCGTTCTCAACCCAGATCTCAGCTCCCAATTATTCAGGGTATCAGCAGTAGCAACATGGTCTACCAGCTCAATCAAGTTTTCCATATACAGCGTCAACGACAAGGGGGTAAAGACCGTGGACCATGCCACCTGCACCGTCAATATTTCCCCTGCTAAGATCTGGACCAGGGAGTGGAAGCGAAACGCATATCTCATTCGGAGCAGGATCGAAGCTCTCCGAAAGTCTGTGGAGCATGGTGAGGCTCATCGGATGAAGCGAGCCATCGTCTACAGGTTATTTGCCAACATTGTGGAATACGACCCAGACTACCAAGGCATGAGAGAAGTGATCCTCAACAGCGAGGATCTCGAGGCCGTTTCGACAGTCAAGTTTGAAGTGGATGACCAAGGTTTCTACTTTAATCCAAAGTGGATGGACAGTCTTGGCGGAGTTGCCGGCTTCATCATGAACAGCAACGACAGCCCTCATCCAAAGGCCGAAGTGTTTATCAACCACGGATGGGATGGCTTCAAATGCATCTCGAGATTTCAACCTGGGAAAACATATCACAGTTACAACAGAATGCAGCTTCGTGAGGGCACGCTGTATGCGGGTGATACTTACATCTTTGACGGAGATGAGATTGTTGCCGTGATACAGCAAATTCAG TTCTTGGGGGTTCCACGTCGGgctcttgatggcctcaggCCCATGTCCAAATCAAGTCAGAGGCCAGTAGCAACATCTAGGAATACAGCACAAGCCATTCCAACTCCAAGGCTGGTAGAGAAGAAACTCTTTCCAGCCTCGAttcctcctcaagctgccCCATCCCCCTCTGGTGGAGTCTGGTCGGGGATACTAGGCATCATTTCAGAAGAGGTCGGCGTTGGCATCGGCGATCTCAAGCCTGATACAGAGTTTGTGGAACTCGGTCTCGACTCTCTCTTATCCCTCACGATCACGGGTCGCATACGCGATGAGTTGAATCTAGACCTTCCATCCACCATCTTTGCCGAAAGCCCTTCGGTACGAGACCTTCAGCAGCTGCATGGATCTGATGCTGCACCATCATCGACAGTCACCGACGTGAGTGATGAAGAGAAGTCAGgcacatcaacaccacacaCTTCCCTAGCTTCAGAGCCCGAGGCTTTGGGCCATGTACACATTCTCCGCTCCACAATATCTGAAGAAACAGGCATCAAGTTGCAAGATCTTGCACCTTCCACTCGACTGGATGAGATTGGCGTCGACTCACTCCTAGCCTTGACGACGATGGGCAGGTTGTGTGAGATATTCGAAGTTGAACTCCCATGTTCTCTTTTTGCAGACAATGAGACTCTTTTGGAGGTTGAGAAAGCCATTGCTACAGCTCTAGGGTTGGATACAAAGCCAACACGAGTTACAGCCCCTGAGCCCCTGCCATCTACGTCAACGAGCGATCCAGTTGTTCGTGATGCACCTCACGCGACTTCCATCTTGCTTCAGGGGTCCGCCAGCTCCGCCACAACAACTGTCTTCATGTTCCCAGACGGCTCGGGTTCCGCATCTTCATATGCTACTCTCGCTCGCATTGACCCGAGGGTGGCCGTCTACGGGCTCAACTGTCCCTGGCGCACATCTCCCCAGGACATGGCCCGGTCTGGATGCACCCTTGTCCAACTCTCGGCCAAGTACCTGACCGAAATCCGGCGCCGACAGCCAAAGGGGCCGTACAGCCTCGGCGGATGGAGCGCGGGAGGCATCTGCGCCTTCGAGGCAGCCAGGCAGCTCGTGGCCGCGGGGGACACGGTCGAGAACCTAATACTCATCGACTCGCCGAACCCAATCGGGCTGCAGAACCCGCCGGCGCGCATGTACGACTTTTTCCAGCAGCTCGGCATCTTTGGGTCTGGGGGCAACGTGCCCAAGTGGTTGCGCCCGCACTTTGACGCCTTTATCGGCATGCTCGACGACTACGAGCCAGTCCCGTGGCTCAAGGGCTCAGGCGAGGCCCCCAAGACCTTGATGCTGTATGCAAAGGACGGCGTCTGCAGTGATCCAGACAGCCCCAGGCCCGAGATCCGACCTGACGATCCACGTGAGATGATCTGGTTGCTCAACGACCGGACTGACTTTTCCGCCGACGGCTGGGCATCGTTACTGGGGAGAAGTCGCATCACGGTGGAGGTTCTGGAGGGAGTCCACCACTTTAGCATGATGGATGCAGGGAGGCAGATGGATAAGATGGGAGAACACATCAGGAAGGTAGTTTTATAA
- a CDS encoding STAS domain-containing protein, protein MASKTASHFVTKTVLGIDVNERYSRMPQDLDQRARETITPADLFLEQEPTISEFFKELAPSRDGVHRYFQGLFPSASWVPRYCLSWLLGDVTAGITIGLVVVPQALAYALLAQLTPAYGLYTSFTGAVLYWLFGTSKDIVIGTTAVGSLLVGQVISHVDSTSPGKYSNEEVAHALSLMSGAVLLFFGLFRLGWIIEFIPYIPISAFITGASITIMSTQVPVLLGLSEINTRESPYKVIINTLKALPDTKLDAAIGFSSIILLFAIRDICAFMERRHPQKKRVWSYISSLRMTFVMLLFTLVSFLVHHGVPFEESKFRIVGKIDPGFKKANLPSPDTELLKLVMPQLPAVAIILVIEHIAIAKSMGRLYDYTVSPSQEIVALGAANLFSPFMGGYVCTGSFGASAVLSKAGVRTPLAGLFSALVLVLALYALTVVFYYIPKAALAGLIIHAVCNLLAPPKNLYKYWQLSPPELLIWVIGVILAVFESLEISIYVGIGLSIALLLFRLARTRGKFLGRARAHRMVNHKNQRTLSRRSSHATLLHDESGRDVFLPLDHEDASNPDIDVESPYPGVFIYRFSEGYNYTNQAYHADTLVTHVMENTKRTSEEHFEKESDRLWNDPGPKGQKKNGDDLPFLRAIVLDFSAVNNLDITCIQGLMDLRNSLDQYASPDAVEWHFANVNNRWTRRALASAGFGYPSSKNQEALGSWVPSYSIAATLMDKDVQLPGDTRRPADIEAPTETSSSSNCSESKQLSSSSDELSITTKNTHVHAESHQPQSMATIFGVDRPFFHIDLVDAVDAAVRDARNKDHKQ, encoded by the exons ATGGCGTCCAAAACGGCTTCACACTTCGTCACCAAGACGGTCCTCGGCATTGACGTCAACGAACGATACTCCCGCATGCCTCAGGACCTCGATCAACGTGCTAGAGAAACCATCACACCCGCCGACCTCTTCTTAGAACAGGAACCAACGATATCCGAATTCTTCAAGGAACTTGCCCCCTCTCGAGATGGTGTTCATCGATATTTCCAAGGACTCTTCCCATCGGCTTCATGGGTTCCGAGATATTGCCTCAGCTGGCTACTAGGTGATGTTACTGCCG GCATCACTATCGGTCTAGTTGTTGTCCCACAGGCTCTGGCCTACGCCCTTCTCGCCCAGCTCACACCCGCATATGGCCTTTACACATCGTTTACCGGTGCCGTTTTGTACTGGCTATTTGGAACTTCAAAAGATATTGTCATTGGT ACAACAGCCGTCGGCTCCCTTCTTGTCGGTCAGGTCATCAGCCATGTCGATAGCACCAGCCCCGGAAAATACTCCAACGAGGAAGTCGCTCACGCTTTGAGTTTGATGTCTGGTGCAGTCCTTCTGTTCTTCGGTCTGTTCCGTCTTGGCTGGATCATCGAGTTCATCCCCTATATCCCCATCTCGGCCTTCATCACTGGTGCTagcatcaccatcatgtcGACACAAGTACCcgttcttcttggtctttcGGAGATCAACACTCGCGAATCCCCTTacaaggtcatcatcaaTACCCTCAAGGCCTTGCCCGATACAAAGCTTGACGCTGCCATTGGTTTCTCCTCGATCATCCTTCTGTTCGCTATCCGAGATATCTGTGCTTTCATGGAGCGTCGCCACCCCCAAAAGAAGCGCGTCTGGTCCTACATCTCATCTCTCCGAATGACTTTCGTCATGCTTCTCTTCACTCTCGTCAGCTTCCTCGTGCATCACGGTGTTCCTTTTGAGGAGAGCAAGTTCCGGATCGTTGGCAAAATCGACCCAG GATTTAAGAAGGCCAACCTGCCTTCACCCGACACCGAGCTGCTTAAGCTTGTCATGCCTCAACTGCCTGCCGTTGCTATCATTTTGGTGATTGAGCACATCGCCATTGCCAAGTCAATGGGCCGACTGTACGACTACACCGTCAGCCCTTCGCAAGAGATCGTGGCCCTAGGTGCTGCCAACCTGTTCAGCCCTTTCATGGGAGGTTACGTGTGCACAGGTTCCTTCGGAGCTTCAGCTGTCCTCTCCAAGGCTGGTGTGAGAACACCTCTGGCAGGTCTCTTCAGCGCACTGGTTCTTGTTTTGGCGCTCTATGCCCTGACAGTCGTCTTCTACTACATCCCCAAAGCTGCTCTTGCCGGCTTGATCATTCACGCCGTTTGCAACCTCTTGGCGCCTCCCAAGAACCTCTACAAGTACTGGCAGCTCTCGCCTCCTGAACTGCTCATCTGGGTTATTGGCGTCATCCTAGCAGTCTTTGAGTCTCTTGAGATCTCTATCTACGTCGGTATTGGCCTTTCTAttgcccttcttctcttccgtCTTGCCCGCACACGAGGCAAGTTCCTCGGTCGTGCGCGAGCTCATCGCATGGTCAACCACAAAAACCAACGTACCCTAAGCCGACGATCAAGCCATGCCACTCTACTCCATGACGAATCCGGTCGGGATGTTTTCCTGCCCCTCGACCACGAGGATGCCTCAAACCCCGACATCGATGTCGAGTCACCTTACCCAGGTGTTTTCATTTACCGATTCAGCGAGGGATACAACTACACCAACCAGGCCTACCACGCCGACACTCTGGTTACTCACGTCATGGAGAACACCAAGCGTACCTCTGAGGAACACTTCGAGAAGGAATCCGATCGCCTCTGGAACGACCCTGGTCCCAAGGGACAGAAGAAAAATGGCGACGACCTTCCTTTCCTGCGCGCTATTGTTCTGGACTTTTCTGCTGTAAACAACCTCGACATTACCTGCATCCAAGGCCTTATGGATCTCCGCAACTCTCTTGATCAGTATGCCTCGCCTGACGCAGTGGAATGGCACTTTGCAAATGTCAACAACCGCTGGACTCGTCGTGCTCTCGCCAGCGCTGGTTTCGGATATCCTTCTTCTAAGAACCAGGAGGCACTCGGAAGCTGGGTGCCTTCATACTCTATCGCGGCGACACTGATGGACAAGGACGTTCAATTGCCTGGTGATACTCGTCGACCAGCTGATATCGAGGCACCCACAGAAACTTCGAGCTCATCGAATTGTTCCGAGTCTAAGCAGCTATCGAGCTCATCAGATGAGCTTTCTATAACGACCAAGAACACGCATGTGCACGCCGAGTCCCACCAGCCTCAATCCATGGCAACCATCTTTGGTGTTGACAGGCCATTCTTCCACATCGATCTTGTTGACGCAGTGGATGCCGCGGTACGAGATGCGCGAAACAAGGACCATAAGCAGTAG
- a CDS encoding F-box domain-containing protein — protein MASHDSVIDSLPNEIFISILSPLSSQDLLPLALINRRFYSLVTRVLHHRLLQTAPLPDNKLILECYHPSDQLYTPYLACQYQGTVTRDGPAVSEEAPALGDLQRLYASFKPTFAEENRRPRRIRARFTEAQAPEDSEDDAATQHIHLDDGELFSQLCAVTNLVKEGPKRGLFISHVNIVDGVVRIFRNWLAEMASKQDLSSAGSESIVWIGRHDNVGIRFRVVPAASETMPLISGPDDDPPVHYTMVYEELLVRASSLLQAVEHSAVQEVANSGKTLVIHGAALL, from the exons ATGGCTTCCCACGATAGCGTCATCGACAGTCTACCAAATGAA ATTTTTATCTCAATCCTATCTCCACTGTCCTCCCAAGATCTCCTTCCTCTCGCTCTCATAAACCGCCGCTTCTATTCCCTAGTCACCCGCGTCCTGCATCATCGCCTGCTCCAAACAGCCCCCCTCCCtgataataagcttattctGGAATGCTACCATCCGAGCGACCAGCTATATACACCTTACCTAGCCTGCCAGTATCAAGGCACAGTTACTCGTGACGGGCCCGCCGTCAGCGAGGAGGCGCCTGCGCTGGGTGACCTACAGCGCCTATATGCGTCGTTCAAGCCCACCTTTGCAGAGGAGAATCGTCGTCCAAGGAGGATCAGAGCAAGATTTACTGAGGCGCAGGCGCCCGAGGATTCCGAAGACGATGCCGCGACGCAGCATATTCatctcgatgatggcgagctgTTTTCTCAGCTATGCGCCGTTACCAACCTTGTTAAGGAAGGGCCCAAGCGAGGGTTGTTTATAAGCCATGTTAACATCGTCGACGGTGTCGTGCGAATCTTTCGAAACTGgctggccgagatggcgaGCAAGCAGGACTTGTCGAGCGCGGGCTCTGAGAGTATCGTTTGGATAGGTCGACATGACAATGTTGGAATACGCTTCCGAGTTGTTCCTGCGGCGTCAGAGACAATGCCTCTTATTTCGGGACCTGACGATGATCCACCTGTCCATTATACTATGGTCTATGAGG AACTTCTCGTGAGAGCTAGTAGCCTTTTACAGGCTGTGGAACACTCGGCGGTTCAGGAGGTTGCAAACTCTGGAAAGACTCTTGTTATTCATGGGGCTGCACTGTTGTAG